A window of the Lactuca sativa cultivar Salinas chromosome 7, Lsat_Salinas_v11, whole genome shotgun sequence genome harbors these coding sequences:
- the LOC111896691 gene encoding probable membrane-associated kinase regulator 1, producing the protein MGHRKTKSHTLPSSPIHLQSSSSDFEFTSSLSPCKSTTINLRPADELFYKGKLLPLHLSPRNSMVRTLLLTSNTITARHSSDYHSSFSYTTSDSSRPSSATDDDDNHFPRKLFDLNSHTHRFISENEKKIIASKQFSFNKFSSVFRKETGKPAAGITTQSDPATLTSSSVKEKIRKYLKKVKPLYEKLSQLQSQKTKTTPSMAKREDIVSPSFSGNLRFFRKTSCVSSCPSTMPSSPNHSGVLCRKNNTKGAGGCSNTSSSTEELQSAIQGAIAHCKNSMVETSWNHK; encoded by the coding sequence ATGGGGCATCGCAAAACAAAATCCCATACCCTCCCATCCTCCCCCATCCACCTCCAGTCATCCTCTTCGGATTTTGAATTCACATCCTCCCTCTCCCCTTGCAAATCCACCACCATCAATCTCCGCCCTGCCGACGAGCTCTTCTATAAAGGTAAACTTCTCCCCCTCCACCTCTCCCCTCGCAACTCCATGGTCCGTACCCTACTTCTCACCTCCAACACCATCACCGCTCGCCACTCCTCTGACTATCATTCATCTTTCTCCTACACAACCTCGGATTCCTCCCGCCCCAGCTCCGCCACCGACGATGATGATAACCACTTTCCTCGAAAACTGTTTGATCTCAATTCCCATACTCATAGATTCATCTCCGAAAACGAAAAGAAAATAATTGCTAGTAAACAGTTTTCTTTCAACAAATTCTCTTCCGTGTTTCGCAAAGAAACCGGCAAACCCGCGGCGGGTATCACCACCCAGTCTGATCCGGCCACCTTAACCAGCTCCTCCGTGAAAGAAAAGATACGTAAATACTTGAAGAAAGTGAAGCCGTTGTACGAGAAGCTTTCCCAACTTCAAAGTCAAAAAACAAAGACTACCCCTTCAATGGCGAAAAGGGAAGACATAGTTTCTCCATCGTTTTCGGGAAATCTGAGGTTTTTCAGAAAGACAAGCTGCGTATCAAGCTGCCCTTCAACAATGCCGTCGTCTCCAAATCATTCAGGTGTTCTTTGCCGGAAAAACAACACTAAAGGCGCCGGTGGCTGCAGTAACACTTCATCATCAACGGAAGAACTGCAGAGCGCGATTCAAGGGGCGATAGCGCATTGCAAGAATTCCATGGTTGAGACGTCTTGGAACCACAAGTAG